One genomic region from Bacillus sp. SLBN-46 encodes:
- a CDS encoding SET domain-containing protein — protein sequence MFEVKKCKYGRGIFATRDIQKGELIHVAPVIISPKNEYKYLKKTILMDYVFWWGEDCALALGYGSLFNHSYTPNALYKLRKKKKTIDFFAYTDIKEGEEIKVNYNGDPDDDSEIWFDVL from the coding sequence GTGTTTGAAGTGAAGAAATGTAAATACGGTAGAGGCATATTTGCAACCCGGGATATCCAGAAGGGCGAACTTATTCATGTAGCCCCAGTCATAATATCTCCTAAGAATGAGTACAAATATTTAAAAAAGACTATCTTGATGGACTATGTATTTTGGTGGGGAGAAGACTGTGCTTTAGCATTGGGATATGGTTCTTTATTTAACCACTCCTATACACCAAATGCTTTATACAAACTCCGAAAAAAGAAGAAAACAATTGACTTTTTTGCTTACACAGATATTAAGGAAGGAGAAGAAATCAAAGTTAATTACAATGGAGACCCCGATGATGATTCAGAAATTTGGTTTGATGTCCTTTGA
- a CDS encoding 2Fe-2S iron-sulfur cluster-binding protein, which produces MPKVILHVDGTTIEQEVKDNANLVVLAGTRQLPKLKYGCGMGRCTKCTCIVINGAESLAPPNWKEEKMLGEKVNEGYRLTCQLTIQQDIEISQENITIQAPKKKSAYQV; this is translated from the coding sequence ATGCCAAAAGTTATTCTTCATGTAGATGGGACAACAATTGAACAAGAAGTAAAAGATAATGCCAATTTAGTAGTGCTAGCAGGGACACGCCAATTGCCTAAATTAAAGTATGGTTGTGGTATGGGACGATGTACTAAATGTACGTGTATTGTTATAAACGGCGCAGAATCATTAGCACCACCAAATTGGAAAGAAGAAAAAATGCTAGGTGAAAAAGTAAATGAGGGATACCGCCTAACATGCCAATTAACGATTCAACAAGATATTGAAATCTCACAAGAAAATATTACAATCCAGGCTCCAAAGAAAAAATCAGCATACCAAGTATAA
- a CDS encoding 2Fe-2S iron-sulfur cluster-binding protein: MPNIHFKNSNKRLEVPENSNILRMSLRYDGELPNRCGGGICGTCVFKAEEGSEYLDKVKVQERRKLGEEWLRDGYRLGCQTFVTNGDITISWDEEITKQVIKKKPEKIQKEVSSIK; the protein is encoded by the coding sequence ATGCCGAACATTCATTTTAAAAACAGTAATAAGCGATTAGAGGTTCCAGAGAATTCAAATATTTTGAGAATGTCACTTCGTTATGATGGGGAGTTGCCTAATCGTTGTGGTGGAGGCATTTGTGGCACCTGCGTTTTTAAAGCTGAAGAAGGTTCTGAATACCTTGACAAGGTAAAGGTACAGGAACGAAGAAAATTAGGTGAAGAGTGGTTAAGAGATGGATATCGTCTGGGGTGTCAAACTTTTGTGACAAATGGGGATATTACAATTTCTTGGGATGAGGAAATTACCAAACAAGTAATAAAGAAAAAGCCGGAAAAGATTCAAAAAGAAGTATCATCCATAAAATAA
- a CDS encoding DUF3231 family protein produces MELNQPIQPINLRPIQTQTSAKLTAPEMAKLWATYVGNSMSNKILQYFLQHVEDDLIKTLVANALYLTEDFMRRIEQILNKDNFPIPKGFTKDDVNLRAPRLFEEEFYVHYIKYAAKAGMSLYGVALPIVLREDIKELFIYCNSCTIALLTQINDILMTKGLIIKPPILPIPDKVDFVKDQSFLHGFMGEVRPLHALEVTHLYDNIENNVTSKALIMGFSQVARNEKVKQLFIRGTEMTDKAVTRYKEKLHKDNLPSPSFLDHLVTESKIAPFSDKLMLFHKVDMFSMKMRFFGNSIAVNGRRDIGLLYARSLKNIALFVDDGANILIENGWMEQPPKAADREDLL; encoded by the coding sequence ATGGAATTGAATCAACCCATTCAACCGATTAATTTACGTCCAATTCAAACACAGACGAGTGCAAAATTAACCGCTCCTGAAATGGCAAAACTTTGGGCAACTTACGTTGGCAATAGTATGTCAAATAAAATATTACAATACTTCCTTCAACACGTTGAGGATGATTTAATTAAGACCTTAGTAGCAAATGCTTTGTATTTAACTGAGGATTTTATGCGAAGAATTGAACAGATACTAAATAAAGATAACTTTCCTATTCCAAAAGGTTTTACAAAAGATGATGTTAATTTGAGAGCTCCTCGGCTATTTGAAGAAGAATTTTACGTGCATTATATAAAGTATGCTGCAAAGGCAGGTATGAGTTTATATGGCGTAGCACTTCCAATCGTATTACGAGAGGATATTAAAGAATTATTTATATATTGTAATTCTTGTACCATTGCTCTTTTAACACAAATAAATGATATTTTAATGACAAAGGGATTAATTATTAAACCACCTATTCTTCCCATTCCCGATAAAGTTGACTTTGTTAAGGACCAAAGTTTTTTACATGGGTTTATGGGAGAAGTTAGACCTCTACATGCACTAGAAGTCACTCACCTTTACGATAACATTGAAAACAATGTCACAAGTAAAGCATTAATTATGGGATTTAGCCAAGTTGCTAGAAATGAAAAAGTCAAACAGTTGTTTATTCGGGGGACTGAAATGACGGATAAAGCAGTGACCCGTTATAAAGAAAAATTACATAAAGATAATTTACCCTCTCCATCATTTTTAGATCATTTGGTAACGGAATCGAAGATTGCTCCTTTTTCAGACAAACTCATGCTCTTTCACAAAGTGGATATGTTTTCTATGAAAATGAGATTTTTTGGAAATTCAATTGCAGTAAATGGTCGACGAGATATAGGCTTGCTGTATGCACGCTCACTCAAGAACATTGCTTTGTTTGTCGATGATGGCGCTAATATCCTGATTGAAAATGGATGGATGGAACAGCCACCAAAAGCCGCTGATAGAGAAGATTTGTTGTAA
- a CDS encoding DUF2062 domain-containing protein: MTNKRKKYNFVQRIRRAFKYNFIKLLRSPGGARKVSLGFAIGFGMEMVVLSSASLIYILFLPVVRLAKGSLPAAIIGNVIGKLTFLPVLLLPFAKKIGKIIFPMKVKLGHNTPFSFQSLLHGDFRGVVSLLHGGVHVLIGMSIFGIVLGVISYFIVHYFYEKEKTKRLTRILNKQALRKNNLENNYI; this comes from the coding sequence ATGACCAATAAACGTAAAAAATATAATTTTGTTCAGCGCATACGACGAGCGTTCAAGTATAATTTCATAAAACTGCTACGTTCACCAGGAGGGGCTCGAAAGGTATCGCTTGGATTTGCCATTGGCTTTGGTATGGAAATGGTTGTTCTTTCCTCTGCATCACTTATATATATTTTGTTTTTACCAGTTGTTCGGCTTGCCAAAGGTTCCTTACCAGCAGCAATCATTGGAAATGTGATTGGGAAACTTACATTTCTCCCCGTGCTGCTATTGCCTTTTGCAAAAAAAATCGGAAAAATTATCTTCCCAATGAAAGTTAAATTAGGACATAATACTCCATTCTCCTTTCAAAGTTTATTACACGGTGATTTTCGAGGTGTAGTCAGTCTTCTCCATGGAGGAGTCCACGTGTTAATTGGAATGTCCATTTTTGGGATCGTACTTGGTGTGATTTCTTACTTCATTGTTCATTATTTCTACGAAAAAGAAAAAACGAAACGACTAACTAGAATCTTAAATAAACAAGCGCTTCGAAAAAATAATCTTGAAAATAATTATATTTGA
- a CDS encoding iron-containing redox enzyme family protein, with protein sequence MTELLSKDEFRKELEEAIKGNHSQKAPFTVAWAEGRLERKHFARWAENHYHYVGPFADYLAYIYHNTPSDPKFESAKDFTLQNMYEEEIAADRHTDLLIRFAEACGTTRERIIDPANMAPTTLGLQSWCYAVAARENFVVATAALVVGLESQVPDIYRKQTPALREQYGFTDEEIEFFDLHIVSDEIHGERGYKIVLDHADTPELQQRCLEVVRTGAKMRRMYMDGLWREYLEQDLGALVEAK encoded by the coding sequence TTGACAGAATTATTATCAAAAGATGAATTTCGTAAGGAATTAGAAGAAGCTATTAAAGGAAATCATAGCCAGAAGGCTCCATTCACAGTAGCTTGGGCCGAGGGAAGGCTTGAAAGAAAACATTTTGCTAGATGGGCTGAAAATCATTACCACTATGTAGGACCTTTTGCAGATTACTTAGCTTATATTTATCACAATACTCCAAGCGATCCAAAATTCGAATCGGCAAAAGACTTCACATTACAAAACATGTATGAAGAAGAAATTGCTGCAGATCGCCATACTGATTTACTCATTCGTTTTGCTGAAGCATGTGGTACAACAAGAGAACGGATTATCGATCCAGCCAATATGGCGCCAACTACTTTAGGTTTACAAAGCTGGTGCTACGCGGTTGCAGCGAGGGAAAATTTCGTTGTAGCAACAGCGGCATTAGTTGTAGGGTTGGAGTCTCAAGTGCCTGATATCTATAGAAAGCAGACTCCAGCATTACGTGAACAATATGGATTTACGGATGAAGAAATTGAGTTCTTCGACTTACACATCGTATCTGATGAGATCCATGGTGAGCGTGGATACAAAATTGTTCTAGACCATGCGGATACTCCTGAATTGCAGCAACGCTGCCTAGAAGTTGTACGGACTGGAGCAAAAATGCGCCGTATGTACATGGATGGGTTATGGAGAGAGTATTTAGAACAAGATTTAGGAGCATTAGTAGAAGCGAAATAA
- a CDS encoding GntR family transcriptional regulator, whose product MDIRWEENNLLSIREHAYLFLKEMILEGELKAGDRLIERELAGKLNISRTPIREALFRLESQGFVKTVPRKGVVVSNISESEVIEVFTILASLEVLAVKLAAQRMDHETQQELDQKIQELLALKEQAEEDFNLEHIQMNRLINKASKSPKLFEILSGLIDYIHMAANMGYETPGRRKESLREHIDIMKALRDKEAELAEYLMRIHIENSKKAYITYIKNIKEKLNRKDKVKST is encoded by the coding sequence ATGGACATAAGATGGGAGGAAAATAATCTTTTATCGATTCGTGAACATGCCTATTTGTTTCTAAAGGAAATGATTTTGGAAGGCGAATTGAAGGCGGGTGACCGTTTAATTGAAAGAGAACTTGCAGGGAAATTAAACATAAGCCGTACGCCTATAAGGGAGGCATTATTCCGTCTTGAGTCTCAAGGCTTTGTTAAAACAGTTCCTAGGAAAGGTGTCGTCGTTTCTAATATCTCTGAAAGTGAAGTAATTGAGGTCTTTACGATCCTAGCTTCGTTAGAAGTTTTAGCTGTAAAGTTAGCCGCACAACGAATGGATCATGAAACTCAACAAGAACTAGATCAAAAGATTCAAGAACTGTTAGCATTAAAGGAACAGGCGGAAGAGGATTTTAATCTAGAACATATTCAAATGAACCGGTTGATTAATAAAGCATCTAAAAGCCCAAAATTATTCGAAATTTTATCTGGCCTTATCGATTATATACACATGGCTGCTAATATGGGCTATGAGACTCCAGGTAGAAGGAAAGAATCATTAAGGGAGCATATTGATATCATGAAAGCTTTAAGGGATAAAGAAGCAGAATTGGCAGAGTATTTAATGAGAATTCATATTGAAAACTCTAAAAAAGCATATATCACCTATATAAAAAATATTAAAGAGAAATTGAATAGAAAAGATAAAGTGAAGAGCACTTGA
- a CDS encoding creatininase family protein: MNSYDLTGMTWKEVEEALQTVKIAIIPIGAHEQHGPHMVESCDAVLAERMAKKLGERMFPYALVTPTINMGVSPHHLNFPGTISLQPTTLIAILKDVISSLKHHGVKKFLLLNSHGGNQSTLNVASMIITEELNVEVYYAKTTASAKEAIKEHVKSTLFGHSCEREVSEALYLAPELVRPEQLEKGDIQVEGRWKQLRPGKAIQGFYYYEEMTKNGCIGDGTKASWDIGRQIVEESLDQLTIELYKLINIKVDVQS, from the coding sequence TTGAATAGTTATGATCTTACAGGCATGACATGGAAAGAAGTAGAAGAAGCTTTACAGACTGTTAAGATTGCTATTATTCCAATTGGGGCACATGAACAGCATGGACCACATATGGTAGAAAGCTGTGATGCAGTCTTAGCAGAAAGAATGGCGAAGAAACTAGGTGAGCGAATGTTTCCCTATGCGCTAGTTACTCCTACAATTAATATGGGAGTTTCACCACATCATTTGAATTTTCCGGGAACAATATCGTTGCAGCCAACGACGTTAATAGCCATCTTGAAGGATGTCATTTCCTCCTTAAAGCATCATGGTGTGAAAAAGTTTTTATTATTAAATTCTCACGGCGGAAACCAGTCAACTCTCAATGTTGCTTCAATGATAATAACGGAAGAATTGAATGTTGAAGTTTATTATGCCAAAACGACTGCTTCTGCAAAAGAGGCAATTAAAGAGCATGTGAAATCAACATTATTTGGTCATAGCTGCGAACGGGAAGTATCAGAAGCACTCTATTTAGCACCAGAACTCGTCCGTCCGGAACAATTAGAAAAAGGTGATATTCAGGTTGAAGGAAGATGGAAGCAACTTAGACCTGGTAAAGCTATTCAAGGGTTTTATTACTACGAAGAAATGACCAAAAATGGTTGTATTGGCGATGGAACCAAAGCAAGCTGGGATATAGGCCGGCAGATTGTCGAAGAGTCATTAGATCAACTTACTATAGAACTATATAAATTAATCAATATTAAAGTAGATGTACAAAGTTAG
- a CDS encoding spore germination protein, producing the protein MKSDDFVHYCYPVMNHHYWISYYQTIVDPDVLHKDIMCYLEKASGNSLENVKSVIPIENIIITSDVTTIRNKLHSGYVVIQLEEYDSSCLLVQSESHQSRTISMPEVEFSVVGPKEAFVESLNININLVRKRLPVQELTVKQFEIGRLSKTNIAVLYVDGIANEENVNTVIQRVSEIDFDQIIDSSFITQIISDNHKSLFPQLVDTERPDRVVAVLAEGKVVIIVDGSPHALIGPTSLVEFFSAFEDYYLNPLIASTFRIIRLFAVSFSILVTPIYVAALTFHYELIPKDLMGTLITSRRGVPLPPILEAVFLELTIELLREAGARLPTKVGQTIGIVGGIVIGTASVEAGLTSNVLLIIVALAALASFTTPVYQMGNTIRLLRFPFLLFANIYGMLGVVICFCYLLTHLLRLTSLGRPFLEPLYPSRLQDLKDAIFRFPFSSSPKRPIKLQTENPLRFNPKKAKENKDVDE; encoded by the coding sequence ATGAAATCAGATGACTTCGTTCACTACTGTTACCCAGTAATGAACCACCATTACTGGATTTCTTATTATCAAACTATTGTGGATCCAGATGTATTACATAAAGATATTATGTGTTATTTAGAAAAAGCAAGCGGAAACTCACTAGAAAATGTAAAATCGGTCATTCCAATAGAGAATATCATTATTACAAGTGATGTAACCACAATAAGAAATAAACTGCATTCAGGGTACGTGGTTATTCAATTAGAAGAATATGATTCTTCCTGTTTGTTGGTTCAATCAGAATCCCATCAGTCTCGTACCATTTCCATGCCAGAAGTGGAGTTTTCAGTTGTAGGGCCGAAGGAAGCATTCGTGGAATCTTTAAATATTAATATCAATTTAGTGAGAAAAAGATTACCTGTTCAGGAATTAACAGTTAAGCAATTTGAAATTGGCAGATTATCAAAAACAAATATTGCTGTCTTGTATGTTGATGGTATTGCTAATGAGGAAAATGTCAATACGGTCATTCAAAGGGTGTCTGAGATTGATTTTGACCAAATTATCGACAGCTCTTTTATTACACAGATCATTTCAGATAATCATAAGTCATTATTTCCACAATTAGTTGATACAGAAAGACCCGACCGTGTAGTTGCCGTATTGGCTGAGGGAAAGGTGGTCATAATTGTTGATGGGTCACCTCATGCTTTAATTGGACCCACTTCTTTAGTGGAATTTTTCTCTGCTTTTGAGGATTATTATTTAAATCCATTAATTGCGTCAACTTTTCGAATCATTCGTTTATTTGCAGTAAGCTTCTCCATCTTAGTTACTCCTATCTATGTGGCGGCGTTGACTTTTCATTATGAATTGATACCAAAGGATTTAATGGGGACACTTATTACTTCAAGAAGGGGAGTTCCGCTCCCACCTATATTAGAAGCTGTTTTTCTCGAATTAACGATTGAACTATTAAGAGAAGCGGGTGCCAGGCTTCCAACAAAGGTAGGACAAACAATTGGTATCGTTGGAGGGATTGTTATTGGGACCGCTTCAGTTGAAGCTGGTTTAACTAGTAATGTCCTTCTAATTATTGTTGCTTTGGCTGCTCTTGCATCATTTACGACTCCAGTTTATCAAATGGGTAACACGATTCGTTTACTCCGCTTTCCGTTTCTTTTATTTGCGAACATTTACGGAATGCTTGGTGTGGTCATATGCTTTTGTTACTTGTTAACCCATTTACTTAGATTAACTTCATTAGGAAGACCCTTTTTGGAACCGTTATATCCTAGTCGTTTACAAGATCTAAAGGATGCAATATTTAGGTTTCCGTTCTCATCAAGTCCTAAGAGACCTATAAAGCTTCAAACGGAAAACCCATTACGTTTTAATCCAAAAAAAGCAAAAGAAAATAAAGACGTTGATGAATGA
- a CDS encoding chromate transporter yields the protein MNRYKKGESQLKAYLELAIGFARTGVTGYGGGPSTIPLIEFEAVKKYKWMTEDEFVEILALSNTMPGPIATKMAAYIGYKVKGAFGAVVAILTHILPSIIAMIALLGVLYSYKESPIVSGMVQGVTPVIGFMLVEMAYRFFQNGRKGLGLQKMVTLSVVSLVFVQFLGLHPGILIAIFLIVAYLIADRKEKAAGTTEVLIQRKEKSS from the coding sequence ATGAATAGGTATAAAAAGGGGGAGAGTCAACTGAAAGCCTATCTGGAGTTAGCAATTGGATTTGCCCGCACTGGTGTTACCGGATATGGGGGCGGCCCCTCGACCATACCGTTGATTGAGTTTGAGGCTGTCAAAAAATATAAATGGATGACTGAAGATGAATTTGTTGAGATTTTAGCCTTATCCAATACCATGCCCGGCCCTATCGCTACCAAAATGGCAGCGTATATCGGATATAAAGTAAAAGGGGCTTTTGGGGCAGTAGTCGCCATCCTTACTCACATTCTCCCGTCTATTATTGCCATGATCGCATTATTAGGTGTTCTTTATTCTTACAAGGAATCGCCCATTGTCAGCGGAATGGTCCAAGGAGTTACCCCTGTTATTGGCTTTATGTTAGTCGAGATGGCGTATCGATTTTTCCAAAATGGTCGTAAAGGTTTAGGATTACAAAAAATGGTTACTCTTTCGGTGGTATCTTTGGTCTTTGTTCAATTCCTAGGTTTACATCCGGGAATCTTAATAGCTATTTTTCTAATAGTTGCCTACTTGATTGCAGATCGAAAAGAAAAAGCTGCAGGCACCACTGAGGTACTTATTCAGAGAAAGGAAAAAAGCTCATGA
- a CDS encoding heme-binding protein: MKTVLKLELEEAKLMIEAAKKRSEEIDVLETIAICDDGGNLLALERMNGARITGPEIAIAKAYTAAGHKRSTHLFNKEPNGPALPGNEAFGIQMMLPGKFAIFVGGFPIVVNGEVVGGIGVSGGNGEQDTAVGTAALQALQSYVASVGHEVITAADIKK, translated from the coding sequence ATGAAAACAGTACTAAAACTAGAATTAGAAGAAGCTAAATTAATGATTGAGGCAGCGAAAAAGAGGTCGGAAGAAATTGATGTCCTCGAAACAATTGCCATTTGTGATGATGGGGGAAATCTACTTGCTCTTGAACGAATGAATGGAGCACGTATTACAGGACCAGAGATTGCGATTGCTAAAGCCTACACTGCTGCAGGACATAAACGCTCCACCCATTTATTTAACAAAGAACCTAATGGCCCTGCCCTTCCTGGAAATGAAGCATTTGGAATTCAAATGATGCTCCCTGGAAAATTCGCTATTTTTGTTGGTGGGTTTCCTATTGTTGTAAATGGAGAAGTAGTAGGTGGAATCGGTGTAAGTGGTGGAAACGGTGAGCAAGATACGGCTGTAGGAACAGCGGCATTACAAGCCTTACAAAGCTATGTAGCTAGTGTGGGTCACGAGGTAATCACGGCGGCGGATATAAAAAAATAA
- a CDS encoding alpha/beta-type small acid-soluble spore protein, producing the protein MARNKLLVPGAENVLDQMKEEIASEFGVQLGADTTARANGSVGGEMTKRLVAYAEQTLRNQQGQ; encoded by the coding sequence ATGGCTAGAAACAAACTTTTGGTTCCTGGTGCAGAGAATGTTCTGGATCAAATGAAGGAAGAAATCGCCAGCGAGTTTGGAGTTCAACTTGGTGCTGATACGACCGCACGAGCAAACGGTTCAGTCGGCGGTGAAATGACAAAACGTTTAGTCGCTTACGCTGAACAAACATTAAGAAATCAACAAGGTCAATAA
- a CDS encoding aldehyde dehydrogenase family protein yields MKKVIVVLTTKVKTFNNYINGEWQESVNKKTFYSVNPANNEDIVGSFQASNEQDVQLAIEAAQKAFPSWSQIAPSKRASILNQAASILEQNVQALAEELTREEGKHVDDAKNEVIRSAQTLRYYAVEGQSFTGETFPNDDSNMKVSTEREPLGVVSVITPWNFPLSIPARKIAPALITGNTVVFKPSSDTPLIALRLVEALDKAGIPKGVINFVTGKASDVGDLLVTHPAVRAVTFTGSTAAGEDIHKKAGFTTRTQMELGGKNPLIVMDDADLNLAATLVVNGGFSLTGQACTGTSRVIVLRDVKDEFVQKLVEKTSALKIGHGFEPGVKIGPLANEKQLKNVLKYVEYGKQDGATLEYGGDHLTSGEYQMGFYVKPAIFTNVNPNSRIAKEEIFGPVVAVIEVDTYEEAIAIANDVEYGLSASIVTNNLRIANQFTKDIQAGTVKVNRTTTGNLMNAPFGGLKKSSTSTFRESGRVGLEFFTQLKTVYMGY; encoded by the coding sequence ATGAAAAAGGTGATCGTAGTGCTTACAACAAAAGTAAAAACCTTCAATAATTATATAAATGGTGAATGGCAAGAATCAGTAAACAAGAAAACTTTTTATAGTGTGAATCCAGCCAATAATGAAGATATTGTCGGTAGTTTCCAAGCATCTAACGAACAAGATGTTCAATTAGCAATTGAAGCTGCCCAAAAGGCCTTTCCCAGCTGGTCTCAAATCGCACCATCAAAACGGGCGTCCATCTTAAATCAAGCAGCAAGCATTTTAGAACAAAATGTTCAGGCCCTTGCTGAAGAGTTAACGAGAGAAGAAGGTAAGCACGTCGATGATGCCAAGAATGAAGTGATACGTTCCGCACAAACTCTTCGGTATTATGCAGTAGAAGGTCAAAGCTTTACAGGGGAGACCTTTCCAAATGATGACTCAAATATGAAAGTTTCAACCGAAAGAGAACCACTTGGAGTGGTGAGTGTAATTACTCCTTGGAACTTTCCACTTTCTATTCCTGCTAGAAAAATTGCTCCTGCATTAATTACAGGAAATACGGTTGTATTTAAACCTTCTTCTGACACTCCACTGATTGCCTTACGCTTAGTCGAAGCTTTAGATAAGGCTGGTATTCCTAAGGGCGTAATTAACTTTGTAACAGGAAAAGCATCTGACGTGGGTGACTTGTTGGTGACTCATCCAGCTGTCCGTGCAGTTACTTTTACAGGATCAACTGCTGCAGGGGAAGATATTCATAAAAAGGCAGGATTTACGACACGTACACAAATGGAGCTTGGAGGGAAAAATCCGTTAATTGTTATGGATGATGCCGACCTCAATCTAGCAGCTACGTTGGTTGTTAACGGAGGGTTTTCCTTGACGGGGCAAGCATGTACAGGAACGAGCAGGGTCATTGTTTTAAGAGATGTTAAAGACGAATTTGTTCAAAAACTTGTGGAAAAAACAAGTGCCCTTAAAATAGGACATGGTTTTGAGCCTGGTGTTAAAATTGGGCCGCTTGCGAATGAAAAGCAATTGAAAAACGTCTTGAAATATGTGGAATATGGAAAACAAGATGGTGCGACATTGGAATACGGTGGTGACCATTTAACTTCTGGTGAATACCAAATGGGATTCTATGTTAAGCCAGCAATTTTTACAAATGTTAACCCCAATTCCCGAATTGCGAAGGAAGAGATCTTTGGTCCGGTTGTGGCTGTGATAGAAGTAGATACATATGAAGAAGCTATCGCCATTGCAAATGATGTCGAGTACGGCTTGTCTGCCTCGATCGTGACGAATAATCTAAGGATTGCCAACCAATTTACAAAGGATATACAAGCAGGGACCGTAAAGGTGAATCGCACTACAACTGGTAATTTAATGAATGCACCTTTTGGAGGTCTAAAAAAATCAAGCACGTCCACCTTCCGGGAGTCAGGAAGAGTGGGGTTAGAATTCTTTACTCAATTAAAAACTGTGTATATGGGCTATTAA
- a CDS encoding aminodeoxychorismate lyase → MRINLLSSFAAGILLTTSICSVVYLTNDHVSTKTKETDKTITVQPSVKEMQKKLVAKGYIVQKKADYDKNLKAAKATTAKQSTKETTTKKAVKDTTTKQAATENDKPSKKVVTVNVTEGMTSFDVGKMLIPSKIVSDAFEFSQIIEQRGLSNKLRPGTYVVDSEMTFDQVLSTIFK, encoded by the coding sequence ATGAGAATTAACTTATTAAGCAGCTTTGCAGCAGGTATTCTACTTACCACAAGTATTTGTAGCGTCGTGTACCTTACGAATGATCATGTATCTACAAAAACAAAGGAAACCGACAAAACAATAACTGTGCAACCATCTGTAAAAGAAATGCAAAAGAAGCTGGTAGCTAAAGGCTACATAGTTCAAAAGAAAGCAGATTATGATAAAAATCTAAAAGCAGCAAAGGCAACTACAGCAAAGCAGTCTACAAAGGAAACGACAACAAAGAAGGCAGTAAAGGATACAACAACAAAACAGGCAGCAACAGAAAACGACAAGCCTTCTAAGAAAGTAGTAACCGTTAACGTAACCGAGGGCATGACAAGTTTCGATGTAGGAAAAATGCTTATTCCATCTAAAATCGTTTCAGATGCATTCGAATTTTCACAGATCATAGAGCAAAGAGGACTTTCGAACAAATTGCGACCGGGGACATATGTAGTAGATAGTGAAATGACATTCGACCAAGTCCTTTCAACTATTTTTAAGTAA
- a CDS encoding chromate transporter has protein sequence MIYWHIFWSFFIANLLGYGGGPATIPLIQNEVVNHYHWMTLSEFGDVLAIANALPGPIATKMGGYIGFQLGGFLGAIIALIATILPSALAVILLFKFVNLFKGSPKVALMTRAVQPIIAILLAIMAYQFFLTAFENSGIFHLLLLAGVSYFALMRFKIHPSLLILCALIYGGVFLS, from the coding sequence ATGATTTATTGGCACATCTTTTGGTCTTTTTTCATTGCTAATTTACTGGGTTACGGAGGGGGACCTGCGACCATTCCTCTAATTCAAAATGAAGTGGTCAATCATTACCATTGGATGACCTTATCTGAATTTGGCGATGTTTTAGCAATAGCGAATGCCTTGCCTGGTCCAATTGCGACTAAGATGGGGGGGTATATTGGTTTTCAGTTAGGAGGCTTTTTGGGGGCAATTATTGCGCTAATTGCTACCATACTTCCTTCTGCTCTTGCTGTCATCTTATTATTTAAATTTGTAAATCTATTTAAAGGATCTCCAAAGGTAGCCTTAATGACAAGAGCAGTACAGCCTATAATTGCCATCTTACTTGCCATAATGGCTTATCAATTCTTTTTAACAGCATTTGAAAATAGTGGGATTTTTCATTTACTACTTTTGGCTGGTGTCAGCTACTTTGCTTTAATGAGATTCAAAATTCATCCCTCCTTATTAATTCTTTGTGCATTAATATATGGCGGGGTATTTCTCTCGTAA